The following coding sequences are from one Amyelois transitella isolate CPQ chromosome 23, ilAmyTran1.1, whole genome shotgun sequence window:
- the LOC106130719 gene encoding Krueppel-like factor 16, protein MFSVQKNYSRLFRPWIMSYSKTGDVCDQTDAAEDKKRNFEEKRESRVRKIRETFKTAESNLHQDATVSTTTVDADDDKKADPVTSLSLCCDRLLQEPEEEKKNTKHEIKQENKTVTKPLPSDNCMPPPNAFPPPNMYGSSFVPEYLPTADIAHALGVPPSDPLLLESLAQGYAMELEYARIIQQENEAKLLNARKQRPKKYKCPHCQVGFSNNGQLKGHIRIHTGERPYKCDEKNCGKTFTRNEELTRHKRIHSGVRPFPCPTCGKKFGRRDHLKKHTRTHYMQAERMMPVFVPLSAVPHVAGFPYLYGY, encoded by the coding sequence ATGTTTTCCGTACAGAAAAACTATTCGAGACTCTTCAGGCCATGGATCATGAGTTATAGTAAAACAGGTGACGTCTGTGATCAAACTGACGCAGCTGAAGACAAGAAAAGGAATTTTGAAGAGAAGAGAGAAAGTCGTGTCAGGAAAATTAGGGAAACGTTCAAGACAGCAGAATCAAATTTACATCAAGACGCAACTGTGTCCACAACTACCGTTGATGCTGATGACGACAAAAAAGCTGATCCGGTGACAAGTCTTAGTCTATGCTGCGACAGACTACTCCAAGAACCTGAAgaggaaaagaaaaatacaaaacatgaAATTAAACAGGAAAACAAAACAGTAACGAAGCCATTACCATCAGACAATTGCATGCCGCCGCCTAACGCATTTCCTCCACCAAACATGTATGGTTCATCGTTTGTTCCTGAATATCTACCTACAGCAGACATTGCACACGCATTAGGAGTTCCACCTTCAGATCCACTGTTGCTCGAATCTCTAGCTCAAGGATACGCCATGGAGCTGGAGTACGCGAGAATTATTCAGCAAGAAAATGAAGCTAAGCTATTGAACGCTAGAAAACAGCGACCTAAGAAATACAAATGCCCTCATTGCCAAGTGGGGTTCTCCAACAACGGGCAACTAAAAGGCCATATTCGAATACATACTGGAGAAAGGCCTTACAAATGTGACGAGAAGAATTGTGGTAAGACGTTTACTAGGAATGAGGAGTTGACTAGACATAAGCGGATTCACTCCGGCGTGCGACCGTTTCCTTGCCCGACGTGTGGAAAAAAGTTTGGGAGGCGAGATCATTTGAAAAAGCATACAAGAACGCATTATATGCAAGCAGAGAGGATGATGCCGGTATTTGTGCCACTCTCCGCCGTGCCACACGTTGCCGGATTTCCATATTTGTACggctattaa